A region from the Salidesulfovibrio onnuriiensis genome encodes:
- a CDS encoding NAD(P)/FAD-dependent oxidoreductase, whose protein sequence is MGEFDVVVVVAGPAGSVAAYALARRGKRVALLDRARFPRPKLCGGLLTWKSMRLLGAVLGLDAPFLLESGVINYASDRYSIFGPRQLLAAGQLSFPFHFTDRNRFDALLLECAARAGAQVFEETQVASCVPHKGVVTTTAGREIRAHYLIGADGVNSVVRSCFPHDRVDRDRWKWNLAPAIEISLPPDRFPRPVDHPELHIGMLDAGYGWVFPNRDRVVLGICGLRRNISNYSNKFREYLEYLDISDPSGISLKGHPLPYGNYLEKPWCGRTLLAGDAAGLVEPLFGEGIFFAMASGLYAGKSVAKALEHGGNSARFYEQRLHGQLLPELKASDRLRWLLFRGVNLLGDRALGLFVRAASRRLGDMVHGKRSYHWTRKKNWDFLKGCQ, encoded by the coding sequence ATGGGAGAGTTCGACGTTGTTGTCGTCGTCGCCGGTCCCGCGGGAAGCGTTGCTGCATACGCGCTGGCAAGAAGGGGCAAGCGCGTGGCCCTGCTGGATCGAGCCCGTTTTCCAAGACCGAAGCTGTGCGGCGGGTTGCTGACATGGAAATCCATGCGGCTGCTCGGCGCGGTGCTCGGTTTGGATGCGCCGTTCCTTCTGGAAAGCGGCGTGATCAACTATGCTTCGGACCGTTATTCCATCTTCGGCCCCCGGCAACTGCTCGCTGCCGGACAGCTCTCGTTTCCCTTTCATTTCACGGACCGAAATCGTTTCGACGCCCTGCTGCTGGAATGCGCTGCCAGGGCGGGCGCACAGGTCTTCGAGGAAACCCAGGTTGCGTCCTGCGTCCCGCACAAGGGCGTGGTCACGACCACGGCCGGCCGGGAGATACGGGCGCATTACCTGATAGGCGCGGACGGCGTGAACAGCGTGGTGCGTTCCTGTTTTCCCCATGACCGCGTGGACAGGGATCGTTGGAAATGGAATCTGGCTCCGGCCATCGAGATCAGCCTTCCTCCGGATCGCTTCCCCAGGCCCGTGGACCACCCGGAACTGCATATCGGCATGCTTGACGCGGGTTACGGGTGGGTTTTCCCCAACAGGGACAGGGTTGTGCTGGGTATCTGCGGTCTTCGACGCAATATTTCCAATTATTCCAATAAATTTAGAGAATATCTAGAATATCTCGATATTTCCGATCCCTCGGGAATCAGCCTCAAGGGGCATCCCCTGCCCTATGGAAACTACCTGGAAAAGCCGTGGTGCGGCCGAACGCTCCTGGCGGGCGATGCGGCCGGGCTGGTGGAACCCCTTTTCGGCGAGGGAATCTTCTTTGCCATGGCCTCGGGGTTGTACGCGGGGAAATCCGTGGCCAAGGCGCTGGAGCATGGCGGCAATTCAGCCCGGTTTTACGAACAACGGCTCCACGGTCAGCTGCTTCCCGAACTCAAGGCCTCCGACCGGTTGCGCTGGCTGCTGTTCAGGGGCGTGAACCTTCTGGGCGACAGGGCCTTGGGTCTGTTTGTCAGGGCCGCTTCCCGCCGCCTCGGCGACATGGTCCACGGCAAGCGTTCCTACCATTGGACCCGCAAAAAGAATTGGGATTTCTTGAAAGGCTGCCAATAA
- a CDS encoding type 1 glutamine amidotransferase — MRIHFLQHEDFEHPAYLGEWMGERGHGAATTRADREESFPELVDFDMLVILGGLASVYEVQDRPGVRREMAFIRRAVEAGKYVLGFCFGAQLLSASLGGEVTAMDHPEIGWHEVRLTQGARSSERFKYFPERFIAPVWHGDMFSIPPNALRTISGEYCPNQGYMLGDRVFGFQVLLHMTPANLEEFIGVIGEPVPGPNVQAPEEVRSGLRHVDDVNRLLAAFLDGIASGGQGS, encoded by the coding sequence ATGCGCATACATTTTTTGCAGCACGAGGATTTCGAGCACCCGGCCTACCTCGGCGAGTGGATGGGCGAGCGCGGCCACGGAGCGGCCACGACACGGGCGGACAGGGAAGAGTCTTTTCCCGAACTCGTCGATTTCGATATGCTCGTCATCCTCGGCGGACTGGCCAGCGTCTATGAGGTGCAGGACCGGCCCGGGGTGCGGCGTGAAATGGCCTTTATCCGCCGGGCCGTGGAGGCTGGCAAGTACGTGCTCGGGTTCTGTTTCGGGGCCCAGCTTCTGAGCGCCTCCCTGGGCGGCGAGGTTACTGCCATGGACCACCCGGAGATCGGCTGGCACGAGGTGCGGCTCACCCAGGGCGCGCGCTCCTCGGAACGCTTCAAATATTTCCCAGAACGTTTTATCGCCCCCGTCTGGCATGGGGACATGTTTTCCATTCCTCCGAACGCCCTGCGCACCATTTCCGGCGAATACTGCCCCAACCAGGGATACATGCTCGGTGATCGTGTCTTCGGGTTTCAGGTGCTGCTGCACATGACGCCCGCCAACCTCGAGGAATTCATCGGCGTCATCGGCGAGCCCGTGCCCGGCCCCAACGTGCAGGCGCCGGAGGAAGTGCGCTCGGGGCTGCGTCATGTGGATGATGTGAACAGGCTGCTGGCTGCATTTCTGGACGGTATTGCCTCCGGCGGGCAAGGGAGCTAA
- a CDS encoding chorismate-binding protein, with amino-acid sequence MPCVFSASLDPARFDALAGILAGRFCTDMLLSSPGYAGESRSFIGLEPSAELLIEKATRPGRIKEFAFGPGGPVMGFLSYTYGLGLRSVESGKQTRFPHGHLKKYRAILKYDAAGETLEFFGEELLCSQAIQLVESIENFSELPPEVRLPRSEPRVSLDRAGYEAGVAETLERIRDGWTYQLNLSTRFTWSCPDLDSLSLFLGLRRRFPAPFYGYVRSGPYRVLSTSPERFLKVEDGRVLSQPIKGTARVGQDEKESYRKLVDSPKEGAELSMIVDLIRNDISAHCEYGSVRVERHKSVFRVDDLLQMYADVRGDLRADRDCIDLLLDAFPGGSVTGCPKQSSMRIIEELEPHTRDIFCGSLLVIEDERTMDSSVAIRTAVYDQERGLLDYWAGSGIVIASDPHAEYLETMAKAGKFLQGGTA; translated from the coding sequence ATGCCCTGCGTTTTTTCGGCCTCGCTTGATCCGGCCCGGTTCGACGCCCTGGCCGGGATCCTGGCCGGGAGGTTTTGCACGGACATGCTGCTTTCCTCCCCTGGCTATGCGGGCGAATCCCGTTCGTTCATCGGCCTGGAGCCGAGCGCCGAACTGCTGATCGAAAAGGCGACGCGTCCCGGCCGGATCAAGGAGTTCGCCTTTGGACCGGGCGGCCCGGTCATGGGCTTTTTGAGCTATACCTACGGACTGGGCCTGCGCAGCGTGGAGTCGGGCAAGCAAACCCGGTTTCCACACGGCCATCTCAAGAAATACCGGGCTATCCTGAAGTATGACGCGGCCGGTGAAACGCTGGAGTTTTTCGGCGAAGAGTTACTATGTTCACAAGCAATACAACTTGTTGAATCAATAGAAAATTTTTCCGAATTGCCGCCGGAGGTTCGTCTGCCGCGATCCGAGCCGCGCGTTTCCCTGGACCGCGCCGGGTACGAGGCGGGCGTGGCCGAGACACTGGAGCGCATCCGGGACGGCTGGACCTATCAGCTCAACCTGTCCACCCGTTTTACCTGGTCCTGCCCGGACCTGGATTCCCTGTCCCTGTTCCTGGGGCTGCGCCGCCGGTTTCCGGCGCCCTTTTACGGGTATGTGCGCAGCGGCCCGTACCGGGTGCTTTCCACCTCGCCCGAGCGCTTTCTCAAGGTGGAGGACGGGCGGGTGCTTTCCCAGCCCATCAAGGGCACCGCGCGGGTCGGTCAGGATGAAAAGGAAAGCTATCGAAAACTTGTCGATTCTCCCAAGGAGGGCGCGGAGCTGTCCATGATCGTGGATTTGATCCGCAACGACATCTCGGCCCATTGCGAATACGGCTCGGTCAGGGTGGAGCGCCACAAGTCCGTGTTCCGGGTGGACGACCTGCTGCAGATGTATGCCGATGTTCGCGGGGACCTGCGCGCGGACCGGGACTGCATCGACCTGCTGCTGGACGCCTTTCCCGGGGGCTCGGTGACCGGGTGCCCCAAGCAGAGCTCCATGCGCATCATCGAGGAGCTGGAGCCGCACACCCGGGACATTTTCTGCGGCAGCCTGCTGGTCATCGAGGACGAACGGACCATGGATTCGTCCGTCGCCATCCGCACGGCCGTGTATGATCAGGAGCGGGGTCTATTAGATTATTGGGCCGGAAGCGGAATTGTAATAGCTTCAGATCCCCATGCGGAATATCTGGAAACCATGGCCAAGGCGGGAAAGTTTCTCCAGGGAGGGACCGCGTGA
- a CDS encoding homocysteine biosynthesis protein: MAVHQVNKTIKEINDRIRKGKAVVVNAEEMVEIVRKQGKVKAAQEIDVVTTGTFSPMCSSGLLFNIGQQPPVMKVSRMWLNNVPCHAGLAAVDSYLGCTEPSEDDPLNKVPPGRFVYGGGHVIEDLLRGKAVHLRASAYGSDCYPRKELDKDITLADLPNAWLFNPRNCYQNYNAAVNLTSRTIYTYMGPLKPNCHNLNYATAGQLSPLFNDPYFRTIGLGTRIFLGGGVGYVLGHGTQHVAKPPRNERGLPTSPSGTLMLKGELKGMNARYVRGVSIVGYGCSLSVGVGIPIPILNEEMAWFTGVSDADIQMPVKDYGYDYPNGMPRVLNHVTFEELKSGEVSVNNGKKTPTVPVTSYPMSLEVANELKKWIERGEFLLTEKQEDIPSF, from the coding sequence ATGGCAGTACATCAGGTGAACAAGACGATCAAGGAGATCAATGACCGTATCCGCAAGGGCAAGGCCGTGGTGGTCAATGCCGAGGAGATGGTGGAGATCGTCCGCAAGCAGGGAAAAGTAAAGGCCGCGCAGGAAATCGACGTGGTCACAACCGGAACATTTTCCCCCATGTGTTCCTCGGGTCTGTTGTTCAATATCGGACAGCAGCCCCCTGTCATGAAGGTCTCCCGAATGTGGCTCAACAATGTGCCCTGCCATGCGGGCCTGGCGGCTGTGGATTCCTACCTGGGCTGTACCGAGCCCAGCGAGGACGACCCCCTGAACAAGGTTCCCCCGGGACGCTTCGTCTACGGCGGCGGACATGTCATCGAGGACCTGCTGCGCGGCAAGGCCGTGCATCTGCGCGCCAGCGCCTACGGTTCGGACTGCTACCCGCGCAAGGAGCTGGACAAGGACATCACCCTGGCCGACCTGCCCAACGCATGGCTGTTCAACCCGCGCAACTGCTACCAGAACTACAATGCGGCCGTGAACCTGACCAGCCGCACCATCTATACCTATATGGGGCCGCTCAAGCCCAATTGCCACAATCTGAACTATGCGACGGCGGGCCAGCTTTCGCCCCTGTTCAACGACCCGTATTTCAGGACCATCGGCCTGGGAACCCGGATCTTCCTGGGCGGCGGCGTGGGCTACGTGCTTGGCCACGGCACCCAGCATGTTGCCAAGCCGCCCCGCAACGAGCGTGGCCTGCCCACCTCGCCGTCCGGCACGCTGATGCTCAAGGGCGAGCTCAAGGGCATGAACGCCCGTTACGTGCGCGGGGTGAGCATTGTGGGTTACGGCTGCTCGCTTTCCGTTGGTGTGGGGATTCCCATTCCCATCCTCAACGAGGAGATGGCCTGGTTCACCGGCGTTTCCGACGCGGACATCCAGATGCCGGTCAAGGATTACGGGTACGACTACCCCAACGGCATGCCGCGGGTGCTCAACCACGTGACCTTCGAGGAACTCAAGTCGGGCGAGGTGTCCGTGAACAACGGCAAGAAGACGCCCACGGTTCCGGTGACCAGCTACCCCATGTCCCTGGAGGTGGCCAACGAGCTCAAGAAGTGGATTGAGCGGGGCGAATTCCTGCTGACCGAGAAACAGGAAGACATCCCCAGTTTTTAA
- a CDS encoding aminodeoxychorismate/anthranilate synthase component II — protein MNILLIDNNDSFTRNLEHLLVGAVGKACVRIESYANLENLSLEGHDFVVVSPGPGAAEDYPGYGRVFDSGLPVLGVCLGMQLLNAHFGGTTGRLPGCVHGQAEEIEFHGERVTVARYHSLYCTHVGRALRVTARNDQGVPMALEHESRPLLGYQFHPESFLTLEGERFVHHALRFFGLA, from the coding sequence ATGAATATCCTGCTGATCGACAATAACGACAGTTTCACCAGAAACCTCGAACACCTGCTGGTGGGCGCGGTGGGCAAGGCCTGCGTGCGCATTGAATCCTACGCCAATCTGGAAAACCTGTCACTTGAGGGCCATGATTTTGTGGTGGTTTCGCCGGGTCCGGGCGCTGCCGAGGATTATCCCGGCTACGGGCGCGTGTTCGACTCGGGCCTGCCCGTGCTGGGCGTCTGCCTGGGCATGCAGCTACTCAACGCCCATTTCGGTGGAACCACGGGCCGTTTGCCGGGCTGTGTGCACGGCCAGGCCGAAGAGATCGAATTTCATGGGGAACGCGTCACCGTGGCCCGCTATCATTCCCTGTACTGCACGCACGTGGGCCGGGCCCTGCGCGTCACGGCCCGTAACGACCAGGGCGTGCCCATGGCCCTGGAGCACGAATCCCGGCCGTTGCTGGGCTACCAGTTTCATCCGGAATCCTTTCTGACCCTGGAGGGGGAACGTTTTGTCCACCATGCCCTGCGTTTTTTCGGCCTCGCTTGA
- a CDS encoding NAD+ synthase: MKIGILQLNPVVGDIQGNSRRILEAARKAASLGADFCITPELALTGYPPRDMLLYGGFIRKVEQAAAQLARDLEDSVPLLLGSVEINRSGAGKPVYNCAQWLEKGEVRQTFRKTLLPTYDVFDEARYFEPASENAEKNNLLKFKDKKFAVTICEDAWNDKDFWETQAYNRDPLEAAASLEPDAILNISASPFSLGKQNLRQRMLRAVAAKYAMPLIYVNQVGGNDDLVFDGRSCAFDGQGDVFYRAPGFEEHVDVLDLDDPAANPLAEDDLSEEAETWNALVLGVRDYVTKSGFRKVLLGLSGGIDSAITAAIAAKALGPENVLGVLMPSPYSSQGSIDDSLDLAEKTGIQTMTLPIEPIMHSFTDSLADAFQGYEPDTTEENIQSRIRGNLLMALSNKFRALLLTTGNKSELAVGYCTIYGDMSGGFAVISDVPKVLVFSLARWVNSQFGEIIPENIITKPPSAELRPDQKDEDSLPPYEILDAILEEHIERHRNEDELIAMGYEPEVVRQVLRLVTFAEFKRRQAAPGIKLKSRSFGTGWRMPLACKRNL; encoded by the coding sequence ATGAAAATCGGCATCCTGCAGCTCAACCCCGTGGTCGGGGATATACAAGGCAATTCCAGGCGCATCCTCGAGGCGGCCCGCAAGGCGGCCTCCCTGGGCGCGGATTTCTGTATCACCCCGGAGCTGGCGCTCACGGGGTATCCGCCGCGCGACATGCTGCTCTACGGCGGCTTCATCCGCAAGGTGGAACAGGCCGCCGCCCAACTGGCGCGCGATCTCGAAGACTCGGTACCCCTGCTGCTCGGTTCCGTGGAGATCAACCGGTCCGGCGCGGGCAAGCCGGTCTACAACTGCGCTCAGTGGCTGGAGAAAGGCGAGGTCCGCCAGACCTTCCGCAAGACCCTGCTGCCCACCTACGACGTCTTTGACGAGGCCCGCTATTTCGAGCCGGCCAGCGAAAACGCCGAAAAAAACAACCTTCTGAAATTCAAAGATAAAAAATTCGCGGTGACCATCTGCGAGGACGCCTGGAACGACAAGGATTTCTGGGAAACCCAGGCATACAACCGCGATCCGCTGGAAGCGGCGGCCAGCCTTGAGCCAGACGCCATCCTGAACATCTCGGCCTCGCCCTTTTCCCTGGGCAAGCAGAACCTGCGGCAGCGCATGCTCCGGGCCGTGGCCGCCAAGTATGCCATGCCGCTCATTTACGTGAACCAGGTGGGCGGCAACGACGACCTGGTCTTTGACGGGCGCTCCTGCGCATTCGACGGACAGGGCGATGTATTCTACCGCGCTCCCGGCTTCGAGGAGCACGTAGACGTCCTGGATTTGGACGACCCCGCAGCCAATCCCCTTGCCGAGGACGACCTTTCCGAGGAGGCCGAGACCTGGAACGCCCTGGTGCTCGGCGTCCGCGACTACGTGACCAAAAGCGGCTTCAGGAAGGTGCTGCTGGGCCTTTCCGGCGGCATCGACTCGGCCATCACCGCGGCCATTGCGGCCAAGGCCCTGGGGCCGGAAAACGTGCTCGGGGTGCTCATGCCCTCGCCGTACTCCAGCCAGGGCAGCATCGACGACTCCCTGGACCTGGCCGAAAAGACGGGCATCCAGACCATGACCCTGCCCATCGAACCCATCATGCATTCGTTCACCGACTCCCTGGCCGATGCCTTCCAGGGATACGAACCGGACACCACCGAGGAAAACATCCAGTCGCGCATCCGGGGCAACCTGCTCATGGCCCTTTCCAACAAGTTCCGGGCCCTGCTGCTGACCACGGGAAACAAGAGCGAGCTGGCTGTGGGCTACTGCACCATCTACGGGGACATGTCCGGCGGATTCGCGGTCATCTCGGACGTGCCCAAGGTGCTGGTCTTTTCCCTGGCCCGCTGGGTCAACAGCCAGTTCGGTGAAATCATCCCGGAAAACATCATCACCAAGCCGCCGTCCGCCGAGCTGCGACCCGACCAGAAGGACGAGGACTCGCTGCCGCCCTATGAAATCCTGGACGCCATCCTGGAAGAACACATCGAGCGTCACAGAAACGAGGACGAACTCATCGCCATGGGCTACGAGCCCGAGGTGGTGCGACAGGTGCTGCGGCTGGTGACCTTTGCGGAATTCAAGCGCAGGCAGGCCGCGCCGGGAATCAAGCTCAAGTCCCGCTCCTTCGGAACCGGCTGGCGCATGCCCCTGGCCTGCAAACGCAACCTCTGA
- a CDS encoding DUF362 domain-containing protein, which translates to MASNVYFWNLRTTLKSPFDKRLDTLLKKVGVQEFIGEGDLAAIKIHFGEKGTTGFIRPLWLRPIIDHLTRCGAKPFLTDASTLYVGQRGEAVSHQMCAAHHGWDPLVLGAPVIIADGLKGNSETAVPIHGKHIEEAYIAADIADADLFVSVSHFKGHELAGFGGALKNVGMGSASKRGKMQQHYSTGPVIIPENCKGCEQCTKICKPGALSLGEDGKIRLNPERCVGCGGCFLACKTGALQIDWKIGVQEFLERMMEYALAVTKTKDRPCLHINFVVDVVPDCDCVGFTDQALCPNIGVLASFDPVAVDQAGLDLVNQAQPLHPSKLPKGIKPGDSKFLAIHSHCPPDFGLEYAEQIGLGTRNYELIKV; encoded by the coding sequence ATGGCCAGCAACGTCTATTTCTGGAACCTGCGCACCACCCTGAAATCCCCCTTTGACAAGCGCCTGGACACGCTCCTCAAGAAGGTCGGCGTCCAGGAGTTCATCGGCGAGGGAGACCTGGCCGCCATCAAGATTCATTTCGGGGAAAAGGGCACCACCGGATTCATCCGGCCGCTCTGGCTCCGGCCCATCATAGACCATCTCACCCGCTGCGGCGCCAAGCCCTTTCTCACCGACGCCTCCACCCTGTACGTGGGGCAGCGCGGCGAAGCAGTCTCGCACCAGATGTGCGCGGCCCATCACGGCTGGGATCCCCTGGTGCTGGGAGCGCCCGTGATCATTGCCGACGGGCTCAAGGGCAACAGCGAGACCGCCGTGCCCATTCATGGCAAGCACATCGAGGAGGCATACATCGCCGCGGATATCGCCGATGCGGACCTGTTCGTCAGCGTCAGCCACTTCAAGGGCCACGAGCTGGCCGGATTCGGCGGGGCGCTCAAGAACGTGGGCATGGGCTCGGCCTCCAAGCGCGGAAAGATGCAGCAGCACTATTCCACAGGGCCGGTGATCATCCCGGAAAACTGCAAGGGCTGCGAGCAATGTACCAAGATCTGCAAGCCCGGCGCGCTCTCCCTGGGCGAAGACGGCAAGATCCGGCTCAATCCGGAACGCTGTGTGGGATGCGGCGGCTGTTTCCTGGCCTGCAAGACCGGGGCGCTGCAGATCGACTGGAAGATCGGCGTACAGGAATTCCTGGAGCGCATGATGGAATACGCCCTGGCCGTGACCAAGACCAAGGACCGGCCCTGCCTGCACATCAATTTCGTGGTGGACGTGGTGCCGGACTGCGACTGCGTGGGCTTCACGGACCAGGCCCTGTGCCCGAACATCGGGGTGCTGGCCTCCTTCGATCCCGTGGCCGTGGACCAGGCCGGGCTCGACCTCGTCAACCAGGCCCAGCCGCTCCATCCCAGCAAGCTGCCCAAGGGAATCAAGCCCGGCGACTCCAAGTTCCTGGCCATCCACAGCCACTGTCCGCCCGACTTCGGCCTGGAATATGCCGAACAGATCGGCCTCGGCACCCGCAACTATGAACTGATCAAGGTGTAA
- a CDS encoding aminotransferase class IV, with the protein MIHYHRNRYREGDVFLSSSSPAFRFGTGFFETMLYNGKRVCHFDRHSARVHSSLDHFCIPYEPAPFEEIIPLLLEKNGLTGRTARVNIFYPVAGSTTMPVVTVAPYERRLDRVYRLTHCPDHHVSTLNRYKTMAYMFFNLAHARAIAEGYDDALLTDLEGKVLETTTAALLFRKDGVFIEPATSFKLPSIALDIARERLDIERRPVGREELAAMDHAYALNSLVGMRPVTDIAGELAFEPDETSCAEVTELITA; encoded by the coding sequence GTGATCCATTACCACAGGAACAGGTACCGGGAAGGGGACGTTTTTCTGAGCTCCTCCTCCCCTGCCTTCCGGTTCGGCACGGGTTTTTTCGAGACCATGCTCTACAACGGCAAGCGGGTCTGCCATTTCGACCGCCATTCGGCCCGCGTCCATTCCAGCCTGGACCATTTCTGCATTCCCTATGAACCGGCTCCGTTTGAGGAGATCATTCCCCTGCTGCTGGAAAAGAACGGGCTCACCGGTCGCACCGCGCGGGTGAACATCTTCTACCCGGTGGCGGGCAGCACCACCATGCCCGTGGTCACGGTGGCTCCCTACGAGCGCAGGTTGGACCGTGTCTACCGTCTCACCCACTGCCCGGATCATCACGTCTCCACCCTGAACAGGTACAAGACCATGGCCTACATGTTCTTCAACCTGGCCCATGCCCGGGCCATTGCCGAGGGGTATGACGACGCCCTGCTCACGGATCTGGAGGGCAAGGTGCTGGAGACCACCACCGCCGCCCTGCTGTTCCGCAAGGACGGCGTGTTCATCGAACCGGCCACTTCCTTCAAGCTACCGTCCATTGCCCTGGATATCGCCCGGGAGCGTTTGGACATCGAGCGTCGGCCCGTTGGTCGAGAGGAATTGGCCGCCATGGACCATGCCTACGCCCTCAATTCACTGGTGGGCATGCGGCCCGTGACCGATATCGCCGGAGAATTGGCCTTTGAGCCGGACGAGACGTCCTGCGCCGAAGTGACCGAATTGATCACGGCCTAG
- a CDS encoding 6-hydroxymethylpterin diphosphokinase MptE-like protein, with product MAHSPTTHTDTTATGKLLVLEKLGVLFRGQSIPASSQAATENSEHVFSAHTPVWAYESPRAQQPFFGTPQKIYDYLPSGSTPRETLQHTPLIVALGAEPSPQLLELIEERHGILLLFEPDEDTLERFLQTIPPARLGRNGLFCFTGDPYSFTPALQDLLPKELLQAGFPVFFQTARIARDFETWAHNVREYLEILYYRQAIYPILGQAFAKALPIRNITRGLFYDQQLHSYENIREALGRPDISQLRNAFAGETAILVAAGPALAAKIDFIRENQDRAVVICVNNALKPLLEAGVKPHFVIINDTSIASGQVFRHVKKTPETILVGHCLSDLGNDRFRQKFLFGTYLPEVFTPRPMLRLHGSVISTAFSLARHLGCNRCVFVGAQLSSDNPWGLSYAKGTVKEETDRQERPLINKYPQLYPMQTPAGETVFTTLNFRDASLWLAEEIRISGIQCVNTCPSSILFGKGIDFDENPKLPERDLQRAFAPLFSITGNSASRGKILAFVQAEQKKWRDISSVLESLNQQTGPDFVPKGLAILEQLDQGNITNLVQRFENFDNVKFNDLVFTSGSAEEQAKGLHYYFHYVTRMAHAFMDVLREQERLISS from the coding sequence ATGGCGCATTCTCCGACGACCCATACGGATACCACGGCAACCGGCAAGCTCCTGGTCCTGGAAAAACTCGGCGTCCTGTTCCGGGGGCAGAGCATCCCGGCAAGCTCCCAGGCGGCCACGGAAAACAGCGAACACGTCTTTTCCGCGCACACCCCGGTCTGGGCCTATGAAAGCCCCAGGGCGCAGCAGCCCTTTTTCGGCACTCCGCAAAAAATATATGATTATCTTCCCTCCGGCAGCACGCCCCGGGAAACCCTGCAGCACACACCCCTCATCGTGGCCCTGGGCGCGGAACCCAGCCCCCAGCTTCTGGAGCTCATTGAAGAGAGACACGGCATCCTGCTTCTCTTTGAGCCGGATGAAGATACCCTTGAACGGTTCCTGCAAACCATACCACCCGCACGGCTCGGCAGAAACGGACTGTTCTGCTTCACGGGCGACCCGTATTCCTTCACCCCCGCGCTTCAGGACCTGCTGCCCAAGGAACTTCTCCAGGCTGGTTTCCCGGTATTCTTCCAGACCGCACGCATTGCGCGAGACTTTGAAACATGGGCGCACAACGTGCGCGAATACCTGGAAATCCTCTATTACCGGCAGGCCATCTACCCCATTCTCGGCCAGGCCTTTGCCAAGGCGCTGCCCATCCGCAACATCACCCGGGGCCTGTTTTACGACCAGCAGCTCCACAGTTACGAGAACATCCGCGAGGCCTTGGGGCGGCCGGACATATCGCAACTGCGCAACGCCTTTGCCGGGGAAACCGCCATACTGGTCGCCGCGGGCCCGGCCCTGGCCGCCAAGATCGACTTTATCCGCGAAAACCAGGATCGCGCCGTGGTCATCTGTGTCAACAACGCCCTTAAACCCCTGCTGGAGGCGGGCGTCAAACCCCATTTCGTGATCATTAACGATACCTCCATCGCCTCGGGGCAGGTCTTCCGGCACGTTAAAAAAACACCGGAAACCATCCTCGTGGGCCATTGCCTGTCCGACCTGGGCAACGACAGATTCCGGCAGAAATTCCTGTTCGGCACCTACCTGCCGGAGGTCTTTACGCCCCGGCCCATGCTCCGGCTGCACGGTTCGGTCATTTCCACGGCCTTTTCCCTGGCCCGGCACCTGGGGTGCAACAGGTGTGTGTTTGTGGGGGCACAGCTTTCTTCGGATAATCCCTGGGGCCTGAGCTACGCCAAGGGCACCGTCAAGGAGGAAACAGACAGGCAGGAAAGACCGCTCATCAACAAATATCCTCAACTGTATCCCATGCAAACGCCCGCAGGCGAGACGGTCTTCACCACCCTCAATTTCCGGGATGCGTCCCTGTGGCTGGCCGAGGAGATCCGCATCTCCGGCATCCAGTGCGTCAACACCTGCCCGTCCAGCATCCTGTTCGGCAAGGGCATCGACTTCGACGAAAATCCGAAATTACCCGAAAGGGACCTCCAGCGCGCCTTTGCCCCCCTTTTCAGCATCACGGGAAACAGCGCCTCGCGGGGGAAGATCCTGGCCTTTGTCCAGGCGGAACAAAAAAAATGGCGGGATATCTCCTCTGTCCTGGAATCCCTCAACCAGCAAACCGGACCGGATTTCGTTCCCAAGGGACTGGCCATCCTCGAACAGCTGGACCAGGGAAACATCACCAACCTGGTGCAGCGCTTCGAAAACTTCGACAACGTAAAGTTCAACGACCTCGTCTTTACGTCCGGTTCTGCGGAAGAACAGGCCAAGGGCCTGCATTACTACTTTCACTACGTCACCCGCATGGCGCACGCATTCATGGATGTCCTGCGGGAGCAGGAAAGGCTGATCAGCTCATGA
- a CDS encoding WbuC family cupin fold metalloprotein, producing the protein MKTKPFALAVEAPDSAVTALTVDMLAQTATLSRQSPRGRIIQRLHKTDDAPLHRMFNAMQPGTYLRPHRHLNPPKSEAFVMLAGAVRFVEMDDAGKILGWFDMRAGSETFGVDVEPGVWHALLVLEPDSIIFEVKNGPYTRASDKDFAPWSPEEGTPEAHAYLDNLLEKTGGLPRP; encoded by the coding sequence ATGAAGACCAAACCCTTTGCCTTGGCCGTTGAGGCCCCGGATTCAGCGGTAACCGCACTGACGGTGGACATGCTGGCCCAAACCGCAACACTCTCGAGGCAAAGCCCGCGCGGCCGCATCATCCAGCGGCTGCACAAAACCGACGATGCGCCGCTACACCGCATGTTCAACGCCATGCAGCCGGGCACCTACCTGCGGCCCCACCGGCACCTCAACCCGCCCAAGTCCGAGGCGTTCGTCATGCTGGCCGGCGCGGTGCGCTTCGTGGAGATGGATGATGCGGGTAAGATCCTGGGATGGTTCGACATGCGGGCCGGAAGCGAAACCTTCGGCGTGGACGTGGAACCCGGCGTGTGGCACGCGCTCCTGGTGCTCGAACCCGATTCCATCATCTTCGAGGTCAAGAACGGTCCCTATACCCGGGCTTCGGACAAGGATTTCGCGCCCTGGTCGCCCGAGGAGGGCACCCCCGAGGCGCACGCCTACCTGGACAATCTTCTGGAAAAAACGGGCGGCCTGCCTAGGCCGTGA